One Xenopus tropicalis strain Nigerian chromosome 8, UCB_Xtro_10.0, whole genome shotgun sequence genomic window carries:
- the lhx3 gene encoding LIM/homeobox protein Lhx3 isoform X2: MDALKELATGKESANTDMLFALLAQNEDLRKEIPLCAGCNQHIVDRFILKVLDRHWHSKCLKCNDCQIQLAEKCFSRGDSVYCKDDFFKFGTKCAACQQGIPPTQVVRRAQEFVYHLHCFACIVCKRQLATGDEFYLMEDSRLVCKGDYETAKQREAESTAKRPRTTITAKQLETLKNAYNNSPKPARHVREQLSSETGLDMRVVQVWFQNRRAKEKRLKKDAGRQRWGQYFRNMKRSRGNSKSDKDSIQEEGPDSDAEVSFTDEPSMSEMNHSNGIYNSMNDTSPVLGRQAGSNGPFSLEHGGIPTQDQYHNLRSNSPYGIPQSPASLQSMPGHQSLLSNLAFPDTGLGIIGQGGQGVTPAMRVIGANGPSSDLSTGSSGGYPDFPASPASWLDEVDHTQF; this comes from the exons ATGGACGCTCTAAAGGAACTAGCTACGGGCAAGGAATCAGCCAACACCGATATGCTCTTTGCATTGCTGGCACAGAACGAGGATCTGCGGAAAG AAATCCCTCTGTGCGCGGGCTGCAATCAGCACATTGTAGATCGTTTCATCCTAAAGGTTCTGGACAGGCACTGGCACAGCAAATGCTTAAAATGTAACGACTGTCAGATCCAACTGGCGGAGAAATGTTTCAGCAGAGGGGACAGCGTGTACTGTAAAGACGACTTTTTCAA ATTTGGGACCAAATGTGCAGCCTGCCAACAAGGGATCCCCCCCACCCAGGTGGTGAGGAGGGCGCAGGAGTTTGTGTATCACCTTCACTGCTTCGCTTGCATTGTGTGCAAAAGGCAGCTGGCCACCGGGGACGAGTTCTACCTGATGGAGGACAGCCGGCTGGTGTGCAAGGGGGACTATGAGACGGCAAAACAGAGAG AGGCAGAATCAACTGCAAAGAGGCCAAGAACCACAATCACGGCAAAACAGTTGGAAACTCTGAAAAATGCCTACAACAATTCTCCAAAGCCTGCCAGACATGTCCGAGAGCAGCTTTCCTCCGAGACTGGCCTGGATATGAGGGTGGTACAG GTTTGGTTCCAGAACAGACGAGCGAAAGAAAAGCGATTAAAGAAAGACGCGGGGAGACAGAGGTGGGGTCAGTATTTCCGGAACATGAAGAGGTCGAGGGGGAATTCTAAATCGGACAAGGACAGTATTCAGGAGGAAGGCCCTGACAGTGATGCTGAAGTCTCATTCACAG ATGAACCCTCGATGTCTGAAATGAATCACTCCAATGGGATTTATAACAGCATGAATGATACGTCTCCTGTTTTGGGCAGACAAGCTGGAAGCAATGGTCCTTTTTCCCTAGAACACGGTGGAATCCCTACTCAGGATCAATATCACAATCTGAGGTCCAACAGTCCATACGGAATTCCTCAGTCCCCTGCGTCGCTCCAGTCTATGCCAGGTCACCAGTCTTTGCTCTCAAACTTGGCATTCCCAGACACTGGCTTGGGAATAATAGGTCAAGGAGGACAAGGAGTCACCCCGGCCATGAGAGTAATAGGGGCAAATGGACCAAGTTCCGACCTTTCCACCGGCAGCAGTGGCGGATATCCAGATTTTCCTGCAAGTCCGGCCTCTTGGTTGGATGAGGTCGACCACACTCAGTTTTGA
- the lhx3 gene encoding LIM/homeobox protein Lhx3 isoform X3: MLLERVRSGTQKSSDMCGYTGSPEIPLCAGCNQHIVDRFILKVLDRHWHSKCLKCNDCQIQLAEKCFSRGDSVYCKDDFFKRFGTKCAACQQGIPPTQVVRRAQEFVYHLHCFACIVCKRQLATGDEFYLMEDSRLVCKGDYETAKQREAESTAKRPRTTITAKQLETLKNAYNNSPKPARHVREQLSSETGLDMRVVQVWFQNRRAKEKRLKKDAGRQRWGQYFRNMKRSRGNSKSDKDSIQEEGPDSDAEVSFTDEPSMSEMNHSNGIYNSMNDTSPVLGRQAGSNGPFSLEHGGIPTQDQYHNLRSNSPYGIPQSPASLQSMPGHQSLLSNLAFPDTGLGIIGQGGQGVTPAMRVIGANGPSSDLSTGSSGGYPDFPASPASWLDEVDHTQF, encoded by the exons ATGCTTCTCGAGAGAGTAAGGAGCGGCACTCAGAAGTCGTCGGACATGTGCGGATACACCGGCAGCCCAG AAATCCCTCTGTGCGCGGGCTGCAATCAGCACATTGTAGATCGTTTCATCCTAAAGGTTCTGGACAGGCACTGGCACAGCAAATGCTTAAAATGTAACGACTGTCAGATCCAACTGGCGGAGAAATGTTTCAGCAGAGGGGACAGCGTGTACTGTAAAGACGACTTTTTCAA GAGATTTGGGACCAAATGTGCAGCCTGCCAACAAGGGATCCCCCCCACCCAGGTGGTGAGGAGGGCGCAGGAGTTTGTGTATCACCTTCACTGCTTCGCTTGCATTGTGTGCAAAAGGCAGCTGGCCACCGGGGACGAGTTCTACCTGATGGAGGACAGCCGGCTGGTGTGCAAGGGGGACTATGAGACGGCAAAACAGAGAG AGGCAGAATCAACTGCAAAGAGGCCAAGAACCACAATCACGGCAAAACAGTTGGAAACTCTGAAAAATGCCTACAACAATTCTCCAAAGCCTGCCAGACATGTCCGAGAGCAGCTTTCCTCCGAGACTGGCCTGGATATGAGGGTGGTACAG GTTTGGTTCCAGAACAGACGAGCGAAAGAAAAGCGATTAAAGAAAGACGCGGGGAGACAGAGGTGGGGTCAGTATTTCCGGAACATGAAGAGGTCGAGGGGGAATTCTAAATCGGACAAGGACAGTATTCAGGAGGAAGGCCCTGACAGTGATGCTGAAGTCTCATTCACAG ATGAACCCTCGATGTCTGAAATGAATCACTCCAATGGGATTTATAACAGCATGAATGATACGTCTCCTGTTTTGGGCAGACAAGCTGGAAGCAATGGTCCTTTTTCCCTAGAACACGGTGGAATCCCTACTCAGGATCAATATCACAATCTGAGGTCCAACAGTCCATACGGAATTCCTCAGTCCCCTGCGTCGCTCCAGTCTATGCCAGGTCACCAGTCTTTGCTCTCAAACTTGGCATTCCCAGACACTGGCTTGGGAATAATAGGTCAAGGAGGACAAGGAGTCACCCCGGCCATGAGAGTAATAGGGGCAAATGGACCAAGTTCCGACCTTTCCACCGGCAGCAGTGGCGGATATCCAGATTTTCCTGCAAGTCCGGCCTCTTGGTTGGATGAGGTCGACCACACTCAGTTTTGA
- the lhx3 gene encoding LIM/homeobox protein Lhx3 isoform X1, with amino-acid sequence MDALKELATGKESANTDMLFALLAQNEDLRKEIPLCAGCNQHIVDRFILKVLDRHWHSKCLKCNDCQIQLAEKCFSRGDSVYCKDDFFKRFGTKCAACQQGIPPTQVVRRAQEFVYHLHCFACIVCKRQLATGDEFYLMEDSRLVCKGDYETAKQREAESTAKRPRTTITAKQLETLKNAYNNSPKPARHVREQLSSETGLDMRVVQVWFQNRRAKEKRLKKDAGRQRWGQYFRNMKRSRGNSKSDKDSIQEEGPDSDAEVSFTDEPSMSEMNHSNGIYNSMNDTSPVLGRQAGSNGPFSLEHGGIPTQDQYHNLRSNSPYGIPQSPASLQSMPGHQSLLSNLAFPDTGLGIIGQGGQGVTPAMRVIGANGPSSDLSTGSSGGYPDFPASPASWLDEVDHTQF; translated from the exons ATGGACGCTCTAAAGGAACTAGCTACGGGCAAGGAATCAGCCAACACCGATATGCTCTTTGCATTGCTGGCACAGAACGAGGATCTGCGGAAAG AAATCCCTCTGTGCGCGGGCTGCAATCAGCACATTGTAGATCGTTTCATCCTAAAGGTTCTGGACAGGCACTGGCACAGCAAATGCTTAAAATGTAACGACTGTCAGATCCAACTGGCGGAGAAATGTTTCAGCAGAGGGGACAGCGTGTACTGTAAAGACGACTTTTTCAA GAGATTTGGGACCAAATGTGCAGCCTGCCAACAAGGGATCCCCCCCACCCAGGTGGTGAGGAGGGCGCAGGAGTTTGTGTATCACCTTCACTGCTTCGCTTGCATTGTGTGCAAAAGGCAGCTGGCCACCGGGGACGAGTTCTACCTGATGGAGGACAGCCGGCTGGTGTGCAAGGGGGACTATGAGACGGCAAAACAGAGAG AGGCAGAATCAACTGCAAAGAGGCCAAGAACCACAATCACGGCAAAACAGTTGGAAACTCTGAAAAATGCCTACAACAATTCTCCAAAGCCTGCCAGACATGTCCGAGAGCAGCTTTCCTCCGAGACTGGCCTGGATATGAGGGTGGTACAG GTTTGGTTCCAGAACAGACGAGCGAAAGAAAAGCGATTAAAGAAAGACGCGGGGAGACAGAGGTGGGGTCAGTATTTCCGGAACATGAAGAGGTCGAGGGGGAATTCTAAATCGGACAAGGACAGTATTCAGGAGGAAGGCCCTGACAGTGATGCTGAAGTCTCATTCACAG ATGAACCCTCGATGTCTGAAATGAATCACTCCAATGGGATTTATAACAGCATGAATGATACGTCTCCTGTTTTGGGCAGACAAGCTGGAAGCAATGGTCCTTTTTCCCTAGAACACGGTGGAATCCCTACTCAGGATCAATATCACAATCTGAGGTCCAACAGTCCATACGGAATTCCTCAGTCCCCTGCGTCGCTCCAGTCTATGCCAGGTCACCAGTCTTTGCTCTCAAACTTGGCATTCCCAGACACTGGCTTGGGAATAATAGGTCAAGGAGGACAAGGAGTCACCCCGGCCATGAGAGTAATAGGGGCAAATGGACCAAGTTCCGACCTTTCCACCGGCAGCAGTGGCGGATATCCAGATTTTCCTGCAAGTCCGGCCTCTTGGTTGGATGAGGTCGACCACACTCAGTTTTGA